In Methanobacterium sp. Maddingley MBC34, a genomic segment contains:
- a CDS encoding putative DNA-binding protein (PFAM: Hydrogenase expression/synthesis hypA family; Protein of unknown function DUF134), which translates to MARPRRFRRISEEPQIRCFKPEREDLESLEPIEILIDEFESIRLRDYHDIQQKRSAEIMGVSQPTFHRILTSARKKIAKALINGNVIVIIGKYQLISYECNDCGFHWKHPRKEYEKCPDCGSANISIVEEEEFPTDSEEPLMDRKSYGGKGLGAGPPMVCKCPNCGYESPKTRAVPCSNTKCPKCETPLCGNP; encoded by the coding sequence ATGGCAAGGCCACGCAGATTTAGAAGAATTTCAGAAGAACCCCAAATACGCTGTTTCAAACCAGAAAGAGAAGATTTAGAGTCTTTAGAACCTATTGAAATATTAATAGATGAGTTTGAATCAATCCGATTGAGAGATTATCATGATATCCAACAGAAGAGATCTGCTGAAATAATGGGGGTTTCACAACCCACATTTCATCGTATATTAACTTCTGCAAGGAAGAAAATAGCCAAAGCATTGATTAATGGAAATGTAATCGTTATAATCGGGAAATATCAGTTAATCAGTTATGAATGTAATGATTGTGGATTCCATTGGAAACACCCGCGTAAGGAATATGAAAAATGTCCTGACTGTGGATCTGCCAATATCAGCATCGTGGAAGAAGAGGAGTTTCCTACAGACTCTGAAGAACCTTTAATGGATAGAAAGTCTTATGGAGGTAAAGGACTTGGTGCAGGACCACCAATGGTTTGTAAATGTCCAAATTGTGGTTATGAATCTCCAAAAACACGTGCAGTGCCCTGTAGCAATACTAAATGTCCTAAATGTGAAACTCCTCTATGTGGGAATCCTTAA
- a CDS encoding PAS domain S-box (PFAM: Histidine kinase; Response regulator receiver domain; Histidine kinase-, DNA gyrase B-, and HSP90-like ATPase; PAS fold~TIGRFAM: PAS domain S-box), whose protein sequence is MANILLVEDEMVEAMNLKRSLQSMDHDVVAIASYGEEAVEKAKKLKPDLILMDIVLKGNMDGIDAAKAISKLEIPVVYITALLDDATVNRALISAPYGYLIKPFDIHKLKISIEVALYNKQMENKIKQSQDYYYQTIFENTGAATIFVEENKIISRVNMEFSTLTGYQKEEIEGKMKWTEVFAQEDILQMEEYHRLRRINPDYAPRNYETKLFASDGTIRYIHLTVAMLPGTRTSMMSILDMTELRRSKKAIEESHEKFKSIFENAAEAIILFDCQGNIIESNDTIEEIFGFKKEEITGQNFMDIVSMMGMDSEETRIVFNHLISGNKLKQVEWTIKNKNGKEVIFRVRPSIIKSENSINGILLIMEDITELKNIENSLKNSLEEKEILLREIHHRVKNNLQIISSLLSLQRIQVEDKQTADILWECQGRVRTMAMIHENLYQSQDIGNINFRNYVEMLLNDIFNSYRVDNRSINLNTQVESVDMGIETAMPCGLIINELATNSIKHAFPDGNGNIKVELKTDSEGHVLSFADDGIGLPLNINHKKSKKLGLMVVKTLVNQLNGVMEIDRASGTKFTIKFQELPYKRRL, encoded by the coding sequence TTGGCAAATATTCTCCTGGTAGAAGATGAAATGGTGGAGGCAATGAATTTAAAAAGAAGCCTCCAATCAATGGATCATGATGTGGTAGCAATTGCCTCATACGGTGAAGAGGCAGTTGAAAAAGCCAAAAAATTAAAACCTGATCTTATTTTGATGGACATTGTATTGAAGGGTAATATGGATGGAATAGATGCTGCAAAAGCTATTTCAAAACTTGAAATACCAGTTGTATATATTACAGCCCTTCTTGATGATGCCACTGTTAACCGGGCCCTTATCAGTGCACCCTACGGTTATTTAATCAAACCATTTGATATTCACAAGTTAAAAATATCCATTGAAGTGGCTCTTTATAATAAACAAATGGAAAATAAAATTAAACAATCTCAGGATTATTATTATCAAACTATTTTTGAAAATACCGGCGCTGCCACCATATTTGTGGAAGAAAATAAGATAATTTCCAGGGTTAACATGGAATTTTCTACCCTAACTGGTTATCAGAAGGAAGAAATTGAAGGTAAAATGAAATGGACCGAGGTTTTTGCCCAGGAAGACATTTTGCAGATGGAAGAGTACCACCGTCTGCGTAGAATCAATCCAGATTACGCTCCCCGAAATTATGAAACGAAACTTTTTGCCAGTGATGGTACTATCCGCTATATTCATCTAACTGTGGCCATGTTGCCTGGTACCAGAACGAGTATGATGTCTATTTTAGACATGACCGAGCTACGAAGATCTAAAAAAGCCATTGAAGAATCCCATGAGAAGTTTAAAAGCATTTTTGAAAATGCAGCAGAGGCTATAATCTTATTTGACTGCCAGGGGAACATCATTGAATCCAATGATACGATCGAAGAGATATTTGGTTTCAAGAAGGAAGAAATCACAGGGCAAAACTTCATGGACATTGTTTCCATGATGGGAATGGATAGTGAAGAGACCAGAATAGTTTTCAACCATCTTATCTCTGGGAATAAATTAAAACAGGTTGAATGGACCATAAAAAATAAAAATGGGAAGGAAGTAATTTTCAGGGTTCGGCCATCCATTATAAAAAGTGAAAATAGCATAAATGGTATATTATTGATTATGGAAGACATAACTGAACTTAAAAATATTGAAAACAGTCTTAAAAACTCTTTAGAAGAAAAAGAGATTTTACTAAGGGAAATTCACCATAGGGTGAAGAACAATTTACAGATCATCTCCAGTCTTTTGAGTTTGCAGCGCATTCAGGTGGAAGATAAACAAACTGCAGATATACTCTGGGAGTGTCAGGGAAGAGTCAGGACCATGGCCATGATCCACGAAAATCTGTACCAGTCACAGGATATCGGTAACATAAACTTTAGAAACTATGTGGAAATGCTGTTAAATGATATTTTTAATTCATACCGTGTTGATAATAGGTCCATCAACTTAAACACACAAGTTGAAAGTGTGGATATGGGTATTGAAACTGCCATGCCCTGTGGTCTCATCATCAATGAACTGGCAACCAACAGTATTAAACACGCTTTTCCCGATGGGAATGGTAATATAAAAGTTGAATTAAAAACAGACAGCGAAGGTCATGTTCTAAGTTTTGCTGATGATGGAATTGGTTTACCTCTAAACATTAATCATAAAAAATCTAAAAAACTGGGGTTAATGGTTGTCAAAACCCTGGTAAATCAATTAAATGGGGTTATGGAAATTGATCGGGCCAGCGGTACAAAATTTACCATTAAATTCCAGGAATTGCCATATAAAAGGAGATTATAA
- a CDS encoding tryptophan-rich sensory protein (PFAM: TspO/MBR family) has product MENFKLNEIPKLIASVFIVFISGAVGTLATLPQITTWYAALAKPSWTPPNDWFGPIWTTIYILIGIALFLVWRQGLERRDVKFTIEIFAVQLVLNVLWSLVFFGLHSILGGFILICLLWIAILANMIAFYVISKPAGLLFIPYIIWVSIASYLNYSVLLLN; this is encoded by the coding sequence ATGGAAAATTTTAAGTTAAATGAGATTCCCAAGTTAATTGCTTCAGTGTTCATAGTTTTCATTTCTGGTGCAGTGGGAACTTTAGCCACTCTACCCCAGATAACCACCTGGTATGCTGCCCTGGCTAAACCAAGTTGGACTCCCCCTAATGATTGGTTCGGACCCATATGGACCACTATCTACATTCTTATTGGTATAGCTCTTTTCCTGGTGTGGAGACAGGGTTTAGAAAGGCGTGATGTGAAATTCACCATTGAAATATTCGCCGTGCAATTAGTGTTGAACGTTTTATGGTCTTTGGTGTTTTTCGGATTACATTCCATACTGGGCGGGTTCATACTGATCTGCTTACTCTGGATAGCCATACTGGCCAACATGATCGCCTTCTACGTCATATCCAAACCAGCAGGACTCCTGTTCATACCTTATATAATCTGGGTGAGCATTGCATCCTACCTGAACTACAGCGTGCTTCTGTTGAACTAA
- a CDS encoding putative flavin-nucleotide-binding protein — protein MNILKIPSMKRKEYDAFIASEYVSRIAFKGEYPYIAPFLYVFDGQFIYFLSTKYGKKVELLHKNPQVAVEIENYSSDMSDYRFVTLQGRINEVDKISEKLKVRQMFIEMIKNNNLSPNVLAALGHSPEDPLESLLEKERSSVWKLVDVQEIVALKSS, from the coding sequence TTGAACATTCTGAAAATCCCTTCCATGAAAAGAAAAGAGTATGATGCATTCATTGCCAGTGAGTACGTGAGTAGAATTGCTTTTAAAGGAGAATATCCCTATATTGCCCCATTTTTATATGTTTTTGATGGGCAGTTCATCTACTTCCTCAGTACCAAGTATGGTAAAAAAGTGGAACTCCTACATAAGAATCCTCAGGTTGCAGTGGAGATCGAAAATTACAGTAGTGATATGTCAGACTATCGTTTTGTGACACTGCAGGGTCGGATAAATGAAGTGGATAAAATAAGTGAAAAACTGAAGGTTAGACAGATGTTCATAGAAATGATCAAGAATAATAATCTCTCCCCCAATGTACTGGCTGCACTGGGACACTCACCAGAAGATCCATTGGAATCTCTCCTTGAAAAAGAAAGATCATCTGTATGGAAACTGGTGGATGTTCAGGAAATTGTGGCCCTTAAAAGTTCGTGA
- a CDS encoding Zn-dependent hydrolase, glyoxylase (PFAM: Metallo-beta-lactamase superfamily; Rhodanese-like domain): MVKLIKSEGIAHHSYFIGASGRAVVVDPRRDVDVYLHLAESSGLDITHIFETHRNEDYVIGSLELASATGARIFHGENMAFAYGNPVNEGDKFQFKNMELEILETPGHTLESISLVLRDLSVSKDAQMAFTGDAIFAGETGRIDFYGIKRRPEIAELLYDSLFNKILPLGDQTVLCPAHGAGSVCGADIREQDYTTVGYEKKTNPQLQMSRGEFIQFKVAEELYTPPYFQKMEFYNQNGAPILGRLPYLKPISPKILKEMKNNGACILDVRKPTSFAGGHVPGSLNIWREGVPAFTGWFLNYEDPIIVVDDHYSNLEEVRQALIRLGFDNIHGYLSGDFPSWYLHAEEVNTINLWTVHHLKEILTGRAGELKKPSEEDFFLLDVRKIEDRREGYIEGSHHIYVGEVPGRIDEIPRDLPVVVYCDSGYKSSTACSYLKKNGFTELTSVLGSMTAWKKAGYPVVND; encoded by the coding sequence ATGGTTAAACTGATTAAATCAGAGGGAATTGCACATCATTCTTATTTTATTGGGGCCAGTGGTCGGGCAGTTGTGGTTGATCCTCGAAGGGATGTGGATGTTTACCTGCACCTGGCAGAATCATCTGGACTGGATATAACCCATATCTTTGAAACCCATCGTAATGAGGACTATGTTATTGGTTCCTTGGAGCTGGCTAGTGCCACTGGTGCGAGAATATTCCACGGTGAAAACATGGCATTTGCCTATGGAAACCCGGTGAATGAGGGAGATAAATTTCAGTTTAAAAACATGGAATTGGAAATTCTGGAAACACCAGGGCACACTCTAGAAAGTATATCTCTGGTTTTACGGGACCTTAGTGTCTCTAAAGATGCCCAGATGGCTTTTACCGGGGATGCAATATTTGCCGGGGAAACTGGTCGTATTGATTTTTACGGAATAAAAAGACGGCCAGAGATAGCGGAATTACTTTACGATAGTCTGTTTAACAAGATCCTCCCACTGGGTGATCAGACTGTTCTTTGCCCGGCCCATGGTGCGGGTTCAGTGTGCGGAGCAGATATACGGGAACAGGATTACACCACTGTGGGTTATGAGAAAAAAACCAACCCCCAACTACAGATGAGTAGGGGAGAGTTTATCCAGTTTAAAGTAGCTGAAGAACTGTACACACCACCCTACTTCCAGAAGATGGAGTTTTACAACCAGAATGGGGCCCCGATACTGGGCAGGCTTCCTTACCTGAAACCTATATCACCAAAAATTCTGAAAGAAATGAAAAATAATGGTGCATGCATCCTGGATGTCCGGAAGCCTACCAGTTTTGCTGGGGGCCATGTGCCAGGCAGTTTGAACATCTGGAGAGAGGGTGTTCCTGCCTTTACTGGCTGGTTTTTAAATTACGAGGATCCTATTATTGTGGTTGATGATCATTACTCTAATCTTGAGGAAGTCCGCCAGGCACTTATAAGACTGGGCTTTGATAACATCCATGGCTATTTATCAGGAGATTTCCCCAGCTGGTACCTCCATGCAGAAGAAGTAAACACCATTAATTTGTGGACTGTGCACCATTTGAAAGAAATATTAACAGGAAGGGCAGGGGAGTTAAAAAAACCTTCAGAAGAGGATTTTTTCCTCCTAGATGTGCGTAAAATAGAAGACCGCAGAGAAGGTTACATTGAAGGATCTCATCACATCTACGTGGGAGAAGTCCCGGGAAGGATAGATGAAATACCCCGTGACCTTCCGGTGGTTGTGTACTGTGATTCGGGTTATAAATCATCCACTGCCTGCAGTTATCTGAAGAAAAATGGTTTCACTGAGTTGACCAGTGTTCTGGGTAGTATGACTGCGTGGAAAAAAGCAGGTTACCCCGTGGTTAATGATTGA
- a CDS encoding daunorubicin resistance ABC transporter ATP-binding subunit (PFAM: ABC transporter~TIGRFAM: daunorubicin resistance ABC transporter ATP-binding subunit), translating to MEYIIETHDISKKYDDFTAVNGVNLKVPKNSVYGVLGPNGAGKTTLISMLCTILHPTSGTAIVNGYDVTKHPKEVRASIGIVFQSRALDDILTGREHLEMHASLYGVPKDVREERIEEILDLIALGPKADEFVKTYSGGMKRRLEIGRGLIHRPKVLFLDEPTLGLDPQTRESIWEYIQELNQNQDVSVLMTTHYMEEADKLCDEIAIINQGQIITADSPKNLKRELKADTITMQVDKLEEFTEKVEKLDFVKETYVIDSEIKLMVERGENLVAELVNFANENNIFVYSIELEHPNLEDVFLKYTGRTIQGEG from the coding sequence ATGGAATACATTATCGAAACCCATGATATATCCAAAAAATATGATGATTTCACCGCAGTTAACGGGGTGAATCTTAAAGTGCCTAAAAATAGTGTTTATGGAGTTTTAGGACCTAATGGTGCGGGTAAAACTACATTAATATCTATGCTGTGCACCATCCTGCACCCCACCAGTGGAACAGCTATTGTCAATGGTTATGATGTCACCAAACACCCTAAAGAGGTCAGGGCATCCATTGGTATTGTTTTCCAGTCCCGGGCACTGGATGACATCCTCACCGGCCGCGAGCACCTGGAAATGCATGCTTCACTCTACGGAGTTCCCAAGGATGTGAGGGAAGAACGTATAGAAGAGATTCTGGATCTGATAGCCCTGGGTCCCAAGGCTGATGAATTCGTTAAAACCTATTCTGGGGGTATGAAACGCAGACTGGAAATAGGTAGGGGTCTGATACACCGTCCCAAGGTTCTTTTCCTGGATGAACCCACTCTAGGACTGGATCCCCAGACCCGGGAGAGTATATGGGAATATATTCAGGAACTGAATCAGAACCAGGATGTTTCGGTGTTGATGACCACCCATTACATGGAAGAAGCTGATAAACTGTGTGATGAGATAGCAATTATCAACCAGGGTCAGATCATAACTGCAGACTCACCCAAAAACTTGAAAAGGGAGTTAAAGGCAGATACCATCACCATGCAGGTGGATAAACTGGAAGAATTCACTGAAAAGGTGGAAAAACTGGACTTTGTTAAAGAGACCTATGTGATAGATTCCGAGATCAAACTAATGGTGGAAAGGGGTGAGAACCTGGTGGCAGAGTTGGTGAACTTTGCCAATGAAAATAACATCTTTGTTTACTCCATAGAACTGGAACACCCCAACCTGGAGGATGTGTTCCTCAAATACACCGGTAGGACCATTCAGGGGGAGGGATAG
- a CDS encoding daunorubicin resistance ABC transporter membrane protein (PFAM: ABC-2 type transporter~TIGRFAM: daunorubicin resistance ABC transporter membrane protein), with the protein MAELEGIYTIWLRENKRFLRYRSRILTSVVTPLLWLLIFGTGLGSAIRFGNMAGGYQAFIFPGIIAQTILFTSVFSGLSVIQDRQFGFLKEILVAPISRPSIVLGKAIGISTTSLIQGIILLFLSFVVSVPMTIPILLESIGVIILIALGLSGMGLLIASFTDSMEGFNLIMSFIVMPIFLLSGALFPITGLPSWLQVAVYVNPLTYGVDALRSIILHQSVLPLYVDVIVVAIFAVLMILISALIFSKKEQSLM; encoded by the coding sequence ATGGCAGAACTTGAGGGAATTTACACCATCTGGCTCAGGGAAAATAAAAGATTCCTCCGTTACCGGTCACGAATATTAACCTCAGTAGTAACTCCGCTTCTGTGGCTTCTTATATTCGGAACTGGGCTGGGTTCAGCCATAAGATTCGGTAACATGGCCGGAGGATACCAGGCCTTCATATTCCCTGGAATAATTGCCCAGACCATCCTATTCACTTCTGTATTTTCAGGACTTTCCGTGATACAGGATCGTCAGTTCGGATTCTTAAAGGAGATTCTGGTGGCTCCCATATCAAGGCCTTCCATTGTCCTGGGGAAAGCCATTGGAATCAGTACCACCTCCCTTATTCAGGGGATAATACTGCTTTTCCTTTCATTTGTGGTCAGTGTCCCCATGACCATCCCCATTCTCCTGGAATCAATAGGGGTTATAATCCTTATTGCCTTGGGCCTCTCAGGCATGGGCCTACTTATAGCCTCATTCACAGATAGTATGGAAGGGTTTAACCTCATCATGAGTTTCATTGTAATGCCCATATTCCTCTTAAGTGGAGCCCTCTTTCCCATAACCGGACTTCCAAGCTGGCTACAAGTAGCAGTTTATGTTAACCCCCTTACTTATGGGGTGGATGCCCTGAGGAGCATAATTCTACATCAATCTGTACTCCCATTGTATGTGGATGTTATTGTGGTGGCTATCTTCGCCGTGCTGATGATCCTCATATCCGCTTTGATATTCAGCAAAAAAGAGCAGAGTTTGATGTAG
- a CDS encoding Ion channel (PFAM: Ion channel) — protein sequence MDFMKNIREIIGNREIKRIFDAVIIGLTLLDVILLTGTLFVQVSPETYYIIVLFDLMVVSLLIVQFMYRFYLADDKKKYLKDNWFDIIGMVPEILLGGYSGILRYFRLIKILSLFRRNIISLFEYIERAKLEYGVITLIFIIVSGAVMFYFFEYGVNENVNSLDDALWYILITITTVGYGDIYPHTVGGRFATLIIIVAGLAFVSYAAFKITGLFFEETEEKENVIEEKLELMDKKIDRLQEEMVEIKKILETNNK from the coding sequence ATGGATTTTATGAAAAATATAAGGGAAATTATTGGGAATAGGGAAATAAAACGGATTTTTGATGCGGTAATAATTGGGTTAACTCTTCTGGATGTTATTTTATTAACTGGTACACTCTTTGTCCAGGTTAGTCCTGAAACCTATTACATCATCGTACTTTTCGATTTAATGGTTGTTTCCCTTTTAATTGTACAGTTTATGTACAGATTCTACCTTGCAGATGATAAGAAAAAGTATCTTAAGGATAACTGGTTCGATATAATTGGTATGGTTCCAGAAATTCTCCTTGGAGGATACTCTGGAATATTAAGATACTTCCGGTTAATTAAAATACTATCACTTTTCAGACGGAATATTATAAGCCTATTCGAGTATATTGAAAGGGCAAAGCTGGAATACGGTGTTATAACCCTGATATTTATCATAGTATCCGGGGCGGTAATGTTCTACTTTTTCGAATATGGAGTAAACGAGAATGTTAACAGCCTGGATGATGCCCTCTGGTACATACTGATAACCATCACCACCGTGGGTTACGGTGATATCTATCCCCATACTGTTGGAGGAAGATTCGCCACTTTAATTATAATTGTTGCGGGATTGGCCTTTGTAAGTTATGCTGCTTTTAAAATAACAGGGTTATTTTTTGAAGAAACTGAAGAGAAGGAAAATGTAATTGAAGAAAAACTGGAATTAATGGATAAAAAAATAGACAGACTTCAAGAAGAGATGGTTGAAATCAAAAAAATCCTTGAAACAAACAATAAGTAA
- a CDS encoding putative Co/Zn/Cd cation transporter (PFAM: Cation efflux family): MKTDKNILGYDRFLMMALLKEGPLTLEELDDKTILFLSLIWYQQVPEKGEPLMERLFFTLSHLRSELENERKDKRVGKTEDECEKLIDYGWVKLDDGRYSLTREGEKEAQQFVQNMERKAALVRKDFFKPDAAAKNTTVLDAFLAVMKLGSGLVSGSVGLTADGTDATMDTISAFMVWLGIKYHRETLSTLLVIFGLFFASLSIGYDSVTHLISAFYGTLTPMGMPYLAILVEGIAILAAVFLFYYQRYVGKVNSNLTLISQSVDSKNHIFIGFSVIAGAVFTLQGIFFVDSLIALFISIGIFKDATDLLREAISARKGEEEDYSQYKLPMEECWEDNKIRAFQNWILYILWTGDRKTRKEIIASLEQAFNPKNYIPVLSELNATCSEVHDFEGDWEK, from the coding sequence ATGAAAACAGATAAAAACATCCTGGGATATGACCGGTTCCTGATGATGGCCCTTCTCAAGGAAGGTCCATTAACACTGGAAGAACTGGATGACAAGACCATCCTATTTTTATCCCTCATATGGTACCAGCAGGTTCCTGAAAAAGGGGAGCCACTAATGGAAAGACTGTTTTTCACATTATCCCATCTTCGGTCCGAGTTAGAGAATGAAAGAAAGGATAAAAGAGTAGGTAAGACTGAAGATGAATGTGAAAAACTAATTGATTATGGATGGGTGAAGCTGGATGATGGGCGTTATTCCCTGACCAGAGAAGGGGAGAAAGAAGCCCAACAATTTGTTCAAAATATGGAAAGGAAGGCAGCTCTGGTGCGGAAGGATTTCTTTAAACCGGATGCAGCAGCCAAGAATACTACGGTATTAGATGCCTTTTTGGCTGTGATGAAATTAGGATCAGGGCTGGTGAGTGGAAGTGTGGGCTTAACCGCCGATGGTACCGATGCCACCATGGACACCATTTCTGCATTCATGGTATGGCTTGGAATCAAGTACCACCGGGAAACTCTCTCAACTCTACTGGTAATATTCGGACTATTCTTTGCATCCCTCAGCATTGGTTATGATTCTGTTACCCACCTTATAAGTGCCTTTTATGGAACACTGACCCCTATGGGTATGCCCTATCTGGCTATATTAGTAGAAGGAATAGCCATTCTGGCAGCAGTCTTCCTATTCTATTACCAGCGCTATGTTGGAAAAGTGAATTCCAATCTAACTCTTATTTCCCAGTCAGTGGACTCTAAAAACCATATATTCATAGGTTTCTCCGTTATTGCTGGAGCAGTTTTCACATTACAGGGAATTTTCTTTGTAGATTCACTCATAGCATTATTCATTTCCATTGGAATCTTCAAAGACGCTACCGATTTACTTAGAGAAGCTATTTCAGCCCGTAAAGGAGAAGAAGAAGATTATTCACAGTACAAACTTCCCATGGAGGAGTGCTGGGAGGATAACAAGATTAGAGCATTCCAGAACTGGATACTCTACATTCTGTGGACTGGTGATCGTAAAACCCGGAAAGAGATCATTGCATCATTAGAACAGGCCTTCAACCCCAAAAATTACATTCCCGTACTTTCAGAGCTTAATGCAACCTGTTCTGAGGTTCATGACTTTGAAGGAGACTGGGAAAAATGA